A stretch of Manis javanica isolate MJ-LG chromosome 1, MJ_LKY, whole genome shotgun sequence DNA encodes these proteins:
- the TIA1 gene encoding cytotoxic granule associated RNA binding protein TIA1 isoform X9 yields the protein MEDEMPKTLYVGNLSRDVTEALILQLFSQIGPCKNCKMIMDTAGNDPYCFVEFYEHRHAAAALAAMNGRKIMGKEVKVNWATTPSSQKKDTSSSTVVSTQRSQVLVHLHMDSHKLNGVMSGQPKLLAFEKTVKYFNIKLLQCKIISMSLLVISVQKLQLKI from the exons ATGGAGGACGAGATGCCTAAGACTCT aTACGTTGGTAACCTTTCCAGAGATGTGACAGAAGCTCTAATTCTCCAGCTTTTTAGCCAGATTGGACCTTGTAAAAACTGCAAAATGATTATGGAT ACAGCTGGAAATGATCCATATTGTTTTGTGGAGTTTTATGAGCATCGTCATGCAGCTGCAGCACTAGCTGCTATGAATGGGCGGAAGATAATGGGTAAG gaaGTCAAAGTGAATTGGGCAACAACACCCAGCAGTCAAAAGAAAGATACAAGCA GTAGTACCGTTGTCAGCACACAGCGTTCACAAG TCTTAGTTCACTTGCACATGGATTCACATAAACTGAATGGTGTAATGTCTGGGCAACCAAAACTGTTGGCTTTTGAGAAAACTGTCAAATACTTTAACATCAAACTGTTGCAATGCAAG ATCATTTCCATGTCTTTGTTGGTGATCTCAGTCCAGAAATTACAACTGAAGATATAA